The following are encoded together in the Lactuca sativa cultivar Salinas chromosome 1, Lsat_Salinas_v11, whole genome shotgun sequence genome:
- the LOC111891298 gene encoding lachrymatory-factor synthase encodes MEEKSSVAKWEGKVSTTVTKASADEIWSLFIDFFNFHNWFPNMSTCYGVHGVNGEVGGVRYCAGFSLPTEDGSAEQNCSWSKERLVAVDRNKMSMSYEMVDCNVGFKSYLSTLKVVGGGDEGCEIEWLFAVDPVEGLTYDYLLQKYQDGLDQTAKKMEDSFVQKKVVQ; translated from the coding sequence ATGGAGGAGAAGTCGTCTGTGGCAAAATGGGAAGGTAAGGTATCAACAACTGTAACAAAAGCAAGTGCAGATGAAATATGGTCTTTGTTCATAGACTTCTTCAACTTCCACAACTGGTTTCCCAACATGTCTACTTGCTACGGTGTCCATGGCGTGAATGGCGAGGTTGGCGGCGTACGCTACTGTGCTGGTTTCTCTCTCCCAACTGAAGATGGCAGTGCTGAGCAAAACTGCAGTTGGTCAAAGGAGCGGTTAGTGGCCGTTGATCGGAACAAGATGTCAATGAGCTACGAGATGGTTGATTGCAATGTCGGATTCAAATCATATCTTTCCACTTTGAAGGTGGTTGGTGGTGGCGATGAAGGGTGCGAGATTGAATGGTTGTTTGCTGTTGATCCGGTTGAAGGATTGACATATGATTATCTTCTTCAGAAGTATCAAGATGGACTGGATCAAACTGCGAAGAAAATGGAGGATTCCTTCGTTCAGAAGAAGGTCGTTCAGTAA